The DNA segment TCTTGTTTCGACAGTAGAGTCGAATGTTGCCAAAGCTCCTTCACTGCAGGACCTTCTTTCCTCCGTGTTTCCTGCCGGAACCGTATCCGGAGCGCCGAAGGTGCGGGCTATGCAAATCATCGAAGAGCTGGAACCGCACAGCCGCGGTTTATACGCAGGATCGGTGGGCTATTTCGGAAGTCGCGGTGTGCTGGATCATTGCATTGCTATTCGCTCCCTGCAATATCAGCAAGGTCGTTATCGTTTTACAGCTGGAGCAGGCATCGTTTCGGATTCCAGGCCGGAGCGCGAATACGAGGAGATCAGCAACAAAGCGATGGCTCTCCGAACGATGTTGAGAATGGCGGAGGAACCGTTATGAAACGGGTACTCTTGATCGATAACTACGATTCGTTTACGTACAACCTCTATCAGGGATTCTTGATGCTGGGAGCTGAAGTGGCTGTGCATTACAACGACCGGATAACGATTCAAGAGGCGGAAGATTACGGCCCGACGCATGTTGTGATCTCTCCGGGACCCGGGACACCGCTGGACGGAGGTTGTTCGAATGAAATGATTTTGCATTTTCACACGAAGGTTCCATTACTGGGAGTGTGTCTTGGCCATCAATGCATCGGTCATGTTTTTGGAGGCAAGGTGGAGCGCGCGCCGGTTTTGATGCATGGGAAAACGTCGATGATCATTCACGACGGCGTTGGAGTTTTTTCCGGATTGACCAATCCCTTTGCAGCGGCGCGTTATCATTCACTTATCGTTGCAGAAGAAGATCTGCCGAAAACATTGCACATCTCGGCACACACGCCGGCCGGTGAAATCATGGGGCTTCGTGTGCGCGGAACGCAAACGGAAGGAGTGCAGTTTCATCCGGAATCCTACATGACTAAAGAAGGAATCCGTTTAATGAAAAATTTCTTGGAAACGGAGTAGCGCGGGCGTCCCGCCTGCAGAGCTGAAAATGAATTTCGCAGAACTATTAAACAAAGTTAAAAACGGTATCGGTCTGACTCGTGAGGAAAGTAAGCACGCGGTCTTCGCGATGATGGAGGGTGAACCGCAAACTGGAACTCTGCTCACCGCGTTTCATGAAAAAGGGGAAACTGCGCAGGAGATCATCGGTTTTGCGGAGGCGATGCGTGAAAAGTCTGTGCGTGTGCCGCTTGATGGAATCAAAGTGCTGGACACATGCGGAACCGGTGGAGACAAGAAAAACACATTCAACATTTCCACCATTTCCGCATTTGTTCTTGCGGGTTGCGGCATTCCTATTGTCAAGCACGGAAATCGGGCCGCCTCTTCTGCATGTGGAAGCGCCGATCTTCTGGAAGCACTGAGTATCTCTTACCGAATGAAACCGGAACAGGTGCCGGCAGCCTTGCATGCCTCCGGATTCGCCTTTCTCTTTGCGCCCGATTATCATCCAGCCACTAAATCGGTGGTTGCCGTGCGTAAACGGCTCGGCTTCCCAACAATTTTCAATCTGCTCGGTCCGCTGACCAATCCTGCATTTCCGGCGGCTCAGGTCATCGGAGTCTACAACAGAAACGCCCTTCCTCTCGTAGAAGAAGCGATCCGGAAGATGGATCCTGAAAAACGCGCATACTTGGTCCATTCATCAGAAGGTTATGATGAGGCTACACTTTCTTGCGATTTTTACCTTCACAGCACATTCTCCAAACCCACACTCGAAAACGCGAAACATTTTGGTTTCGGTGAATGTCGCGGCGAAGATCTTTGCGGTGGTTCTCCCAAAGAGAACGCATCGATTGCCCTGTCCATATTAAGCGGAGAATCCGGCGCAAAGCGGGAAACGGTTCTGCTCAATGCGATGCTTGGATATCTTGCTTTCTATCCAGAAGCTTCAGTGGAAGATGCAAAAAGCGCCGTTGCCAAAT comes from the bacterium genome and includes:
- the trpD gene encoding anthranilate phosphoribosyltransferase yields the protein MNFAELLNKVKNGIGLTREESKHAVFAMMEGEPQTGTLLTAFHEKGETAQEIIGFAEAMREKSVRVPLDGIKVLDTCGTGGDKKNTFNISTISAFVLAGCGIPIVKHGNRAASSACGSADLLEALSISYRMKPEQVPAALHASGFAFLFAPDYHPATKSVVAVRKRLGFPTIFNLLGPLTNPAFPAAQVIGVYNRNALPLVEEAIRKMDPEKRAYLVHSSEGYDEATLSCDFYLHSTFSKPTLENAKHFGFGECRGEDLCGGSPKENASIALSILSGESGAKRETVLLNAMLGYLAFYPEASVEDAKSAVAKSIDSGAALHVVQRTQELFPL
- a CDS encoding aminodeoxychorismate/anthranilate synthase component II translates to MKRVLLIDNYDSFTYNLYQGFLMLGAEVAVHYNDRITIQEAEDYGPTHVVISPGPGTPLDGGCSNEMILHFHTKVPLLGVCLGHQCIGHVFGGKVERAPVLMHGKTSMIIHDGVGVFSGLTNPFAAARYHSLIVAEEDLPKTLHISAHTPAGEIMGLRVRGTQTEGVQFHPESYMTKEGIRLMKNFLETE